Proteins co-encoded in one Roseimicrobium gellanilyticum genomic window:
- a CDS encoding glycosyltransferase family 4 protein yields MRILQVFNRYVHMGGEEKSVDRIYRHLGERHEMGRCFFESKEWLDPGAPGKFGQLRRTFYNHESRERFTKAVEKFHPDVALFHNVYPVGSPSLYHAAQTLGVPVIQYMHNFRPFSISGTLYANGVFPEEALRGDFRREVQAGVWQGSRLKSAIMAMVLRRLHRSGWLQSVKAWVCISEFLRDKLVHGAGLPAEHVFALRHSWDVMPNPVATDDRGYYLFLARLVDVKGVTTLLRAWDILREKLGANTPHLWIGGEGPLENEVRTAVAKHQDIHHLGLIESAQKTEVLRHCRAMLAPSLWWEPLGLVTYEAYDYAKPMLAAASGGLTETVQHGKTGLLHEPGNEAALAEDVMRLEAMSAEERRTMGAAGRQWLLENTGVRQWQDAFDEVLEKVRSGLRSST; encoded by the coding sequence ATGCGCATCCTCCAGGTCTTCAACCGCTACGTCCACATGGGGGGCGAGGAGAAGTCCGTGGACCGCATCTACCGCCACCTGGGTGAGCGGCATGAGATGGGGCGCTGCTTCTTCGAGAGCAAGGAATGGCTGGACCCCGGCGCGCCGGGGAAGTTCGGCCAGCTTCGACGGACCTTCTACAATCATGAGAGTCGTGAGCGCTTCACAAAAGCGGTGGAGAAGTTCCATCCAGATGTGGCGCTGTTTCACAACGTGTATCCCGTCGGCTCACCATCTCTGTACCACGCGGCGCAGACGTTGGGCGTGCCGGTGATCCAGTACATGCACAATTTCCGACCCTTCTCCATCAGCGGCACGCTCTATGCGAATGGCGTCTTCCCGGAAGAGGCCTTGCGCGGTGACTTCCGCCGTGAAGTGCAGGCCGGGGTGTGGCAGGGCTCGCGCCTGAAGTCCGCCATCATGGCCATGGTACTGCGCCGCCTGCATCGCTCCGGGTGGCTGCAGAGTGTGAAGGCCTGGGTGTGCATCTCTGAGTTCTTGCGGGACAAACTGGTGCACGGTGCGGGCCTTCCGGCGGAGCACGTCTTTGCCCTGCGCCACTCGTGGGACGTCATGCCGAATCCGGTGGCCACGGATGACAGGGGCTACTACCTCTTCCTCGCGCGGCTCGTGGATGTGAAGGGTGTCACCACCTTGCTGCGTGCGTGGGATATCCTTCGCGAGAAGCTCGGCGCAAACACGCCGCATCTCTGGATTGGGGGTGAAGGTCCGCTGGAAAACGAAGTGCGCACCGCCGTCGCGAAGCACCAGGACATCCATCACCTAGGCCTCATCGAGAGCGCGCAGAAGACTGAAGTGCTGCGCCACTGCCGGGCCATGCTCGCGCCTTCTTTGTGGTGGGAACCCCTGGGCCTCGTGACCTATGAGGCGTATGACTATGCCAAGCCCATGCTCGCCGCCGCTTCAGGAGGTCTCACGGAAACAGTGCAGCATGGAAAAACAGGGCTGCTGCATGAGCCGGGCAATGAAGCTGCACTTGCGGAGGATGTGATGAGACTCGAAGCGATGTCTGCGGAGGAGCGTCGTACCATGGGTGCGGCAGGTCGGCAGTGGCTGCTGGAGAATACCGGCGTGCGGCAGTGGCAGGATGCGTTTGATGAGGTGCTGGAGAAGGTGCGGAGCGGGCTGCGTAGTTCAACGTAG
- a CDS encoding HD family phosphohydrolase yields the protein MFDFIKRSRLTRQGLSCGKTRRKHLDSEVWEVLRENPIVGIAIFAAGFLVTTPLLGALAENLPAAAGVSPVFIAAVFLTAVLHWAFGFPDHLRTNGTALLMLSALGLHLALVGAVLSYAHHRTWTPDYAIFLVPHALAPMILCMLGGRRLGFFGALYAAILGAPLVPSPSVLSFIAAAMAIGFFGVFVTRKVRRRSRLLTSGVYLGLFATGMMIVFGQMPMAVTKGREAITMAAPLFCGILSVMVAGAVLPAFESLFHRTTAISWLELGDLNHPLMKRLSMEAPGTYHHSLVVANLAEAAAESIGANATMCRVCSYFHDIGKLTKPEYFIENMDPENNPHDDLTARMSALVLIAHVKDGVDIAIKHSLNSAIIDVIEQHHGNSLVYYFYRRALEQKKEALKLVEEDKARQDDVPDVSEDGFRYPGPRPQTKESAIISLADAVESASRTLSKPTPNRVEQLVDDIVRNRLLDHQLDECDLTLAELNEVKASFVKTVMSMMHSRIKYPKETQDKTRDEEVRKQARDLERPSEHGHSHHGGAPSGKVPVRNSTAA from the coding sequence ATGTTCGATTTTATCAAACGGTCGCGTCTGACCCGGCAGGGCCTGTCTTGTGGAAAGACGCGTCGCAAGCACCTCGACAGCGAAGTCTGGGAAGTACTGCGGGAGAACCCGATTGTAGGCATCGCCATTTTTGCCGCCGGCTTCCTGGTGACGACGCCACTTCTGGGGGCGCTGGCCGAGAATCTGCCTGCGGCGGCCGGGGTGAGTCCGGTGTTCATCGCGGCCGTGTTCCTCACTGCCGTGCTGCATTGGGCATTTGGTTTTCCGGACCACCTGCGCACCAATGGGACCGCGCTGCTGATGCTTTCCGCCTTGGGGCTGCATCTTGCCCTGGTGGGTGCGGTGCTCAGCTATGCACACCACCGGACCTGGACGCCGGACTATGCGATCTTCCTTGTGCCCCATGCCCTGGCCCCCATGATTTTGTGCATGCTGGGGGGACGTCGGCTGGGCTTTTTCGGCGCTCTCTATGCCGCCATCCTCGGGGCGCCCCTGGTCCCCTCCCCGTCTGTGTTGTCCTTCATCGCGGCAGCCATGGCGATAGGGTTCTTTGGCGTGTTCGTCACGCGCAAGGTACGCCGCCGCAGCCGCCTGCTGACCAGCGGGGTGTATCTGGGCCTCTTTGCCACGGGCATGATGATCGTCTTCGGCCAGATGCCCATGGCGGTGACAAAGGGCCGTGAAGCCATCACCATGGCCGCTCCGCTCTTCTGCGGTATCCTTTCCGTGATGGTGGCAGGCGCGGTGCTGCCAGCCTTTGAATCCCTCTTCCACCGTACCACGGCCATTTCCTGGCTGGAGCTGGGCGACCTGAACCACCCGCTCATGAAGCGTCTGAGCATGGAGGCACCGGGCACCTACCACCACTCGCTCGTGGTGGCGAACCTCGCGGAAGCCGCGGCGGAGTCCATCGGAGCGAATGCGACGATGTGCCGCGTGTGCAGCTATTTCCATGACATCGGGAAGCTCACGAAGCCGGAGTACTTCATCGAGAACATGGACCCGGAGAACAATCCGCACGATGACCTCACGGCGCGCATGAGTGCACTGGTGCTGATCGCGCACGTGAAGGACGGGGTGGACATCGCCATCAAGCACAGCCTGAACAGTGCAATCATCGATGTCATCGAGCAGCATCATGGGAACTCGCTCGTGTACTATTTCTACCGCCGCGCGCTGGAGCAGAAGAAGGAGGCGCTGAAGCTCGTGGAAGAGGACAAGGCTCGGCAGGACGACGTGCCGGATGTCAGCGAAGACGGATTCCGCTATCCGGGACCGCGTCCGCAGACCAAAGAAAGCGCCATCATCTCCCTGGCAGATGCCGTGGAGAGTGCGAGCCGCACGCTGTCCAAACCCACGCCCAACCGGGTGGAACAACTGGTGGATGACATTGTGCGCAACCGCCTGCTGGACCATCAGCTCGATGAGTGCGACCTGACCCTGGCCGAGCTCAATGAAGTGAAGGCGAGCTTCGTGAAGACCGTCATGAGCATGATGCACAGCCGCATCAAGTACCCGAAGGAGACGCAGGACAAGACCCGTGATGAAGAGGTGCGCAAGCAGGCTCGTGATCTGGAACGCCCCTCCGAACATGGACACAGCCATCACGGCGGAGCACCCAGCGGGAAAGTGCCGGTAAGGAATAGCACGGCGGCGTAA
- a CDS encoding sugar phosphate isomerase/epimerase family protein: MNTSRRHFLKSASLASAASALAPVLSSSSAMAAAAGGKAAQEYCFFTKHLQGLSYAEIADIAASLDGMTGIEAPIRPKGQVEPERVEEDLPKYVEELKKRKLGLTIMTSGINEVSKEQNTEKVLRTAKALGVPHYRMNYNKYDLSKPIWPQLQEWKAKFKDLIALSSEIGIQPLYQNHSGKDYLGAPVWDVFTLMQDYPAKDWAFAFDFFHATVEGSLSWPLELNLVRDRIGAVYFKNFKWGEKRAEGCPLGEGVVGKEHVAMLKKIGFTGPISLHVEYLKGNMEQPGYKEEAIAATKRDFAVLREWWG, translated from the coding sequence ATGAACACCTCCCGCCGCCACTTCCTCAAGTCCGCCTCTCTCGCCAGTGCCGCATCCGCGCTGGCGCCGGTGCTCTCCAGCTCCTCCGCCATGGCCGCAGCCGCGGGGGGCAAGGCCGCGCAGGAGTACTGCTTTTTCACGAAGCACCTGCAGGGCCTCAGCTACGCGGAGATCGCAGACATCGCCGCCAGCTTGGACGGCATGACGGGCATCGAGGCACCCATCCGCCCAAAGGGCCAGGTGGAACCAGAACGGGTGGAGGAAGACCTGCCGAAGTACGTGGAAGAGCTGAAGAAGCGGAAGCTCGGCCTCACCATCATGACCTCCGGCATCAATGAGGTGAGCAAGGAGCAGAACACCGAAAAAGTCCTGCGCACCGCGAAGGCCCTGGGCGTGCCACACTACCGGATGAACTACAACAAGTACGACCTGAGCAAGCCCATCTGGCCGCAGCTCCAGGAGTGGAAGGCGAAGTTCAAGGACCTCATCGCACTGAGCAGTGAGATTGGCATCCAGCCGCTGTACCAGAATCACTCGGGCAAAGACTACCTCGGTGCTCCGGTGTGGGATGTCTTCACCCTCATGCAGGACTATCCGGCGAAGGATTGGGCCTTCGCGTTCGACTTCTTTCACGCCACCGTGGAGGGCAGCCTCTCCTGGCCGCTGGAACTCAATCTCGTGCGCGACCGCATCGGCGCTGTCTATTTCAAGAACTTCAAGTGGGGCGAGAAAAGAGCCGAGGGCTGCCCTCTCGGGGAAGGTGTCGTGGGCAAGGAACACGTGGCCATGCTGAAGAAGATTGGCTTCACCGGTCCGATCTCCCTGCATGTGGAGTACCTGAAGGGAAACATGGAGCAGCCCGGGTATAAGGAAGAAGCCATCGCCGCGACAAAGCGTGACTTCGCGGTGCTGCGTGAGTGGTGGGGGTGA
- a CDS encoding S16 family serine protease — protein MGRAIDNLSFFLMDGRVKCRAIFWKILGPVVCGLVAVSPLEAQSTSSCLFYNSSQNIQAARYDSPEPFWIHGGDVQAGEPGAFQAQRIDITIAEDTEFHGVALTFSNANVRAKKVLFKGGTIEVANGARLMFEDCIFDGVTFSVGEPLPTQVTNEAPEVVFEKYRGHLSMKNSVLHKVLFQVKGGASALVGLKMEQCTVHGPDSLLPVMDVKAGFLEEAKRNQTEVVGCAFHQCSFSPAFLAVTRGSAFDNCSLISGLPMDGLPTGVQVSATFTPTESAQQITAQLPQFVITPLSPAVVTGAGLGYSIAGGEVTRNSLPPTLASVRLAAMLPPAARRGPVPVMASVPATPPGANPVSMPSREPVPMYEPAPVSSSPSVPPMVTGTPGLGLKSKQTSVHGLLIMSLAAGEAGAASKMAAIALQNGGTSPAVVQFNQPVGEMMDKALAEVIKFTQLNNNGWPEGYQIELSFADKYSNKDGPSAAVACALLLHSLFTGKELDPTFAVTGDMNADGTVQPIGGVAAKIRGATKGHCKLVGIPVKNEASLRDVLLMDGPAPFASIQIFSITKFGEAEALALAQKPAATQAAISEMNRVQEVLMRNPGQMGLWLRNQHVIAKLQQVLKDAPNHLSAKYLLMHASGKAPLTLSLAGSLTTIDDNAGELLAAIKSNRGEAFDSMGKSSVGSSLTRLQSVRAKCDVRARPYADAIIDFGTAVKEAQDRPAQTGTRATEYRNKIRGAAASVEAAMNRLMNDPTVREELDQ, from the coding sequence ATGGGAAGAGCAATTGACAATCTCTCGTTTTTCCTGATGGATGGCAGGGTGAAATGCCGGGCAATTTTCTGGAAAATTCTTGGGCCCGTGGTTTGCGGCCTCGTGGCCGTGTCGCCTCTTGAGGCGCAGAGCACATCCTCGTGTCTTTTTTACAACTCGTCCCAAAACATCCAGGCTGCCCGGTATGATTCACCTGAGCCGTTTTGGATTCATGGAGGTGACGTGCAGGCCGGGGAGCCGGGCGCTTTCCAGGCACAGCGCATTGACATCACCATCGCGGAGGACACGGAGTTTCACGGCGTCGCCCTGACCTTCTCCAATGCCAATGTCCGTGCAAAGAAGGTGCTCTTCAAAGGCGGCACGATCGAGGTCGCGAACGGGGCGCGGCTCATGTTTGAGGACTGCATCTTTGATGGAGTGACCTTCTCCGTGGGTGAACCCCTGCCCACCCAGGTCACGAACGAGGCTCCCGAGGTGGTGTTTGAGAAATACCGCGGCCACCTCTCGATGAAAAACTCCGTGCTGCACAAGGTGCTCTTCCAGGTGAAAGGTGGCGCAAGTGCCTTGGTGGGTCTGAAGATGGAGCAGTGTACCGTGCATGGTCCGGACTCACTGCTGCCAGTCATGGATGTGAAGGCGGGATTCCTGGAAGAGGCGAAGCGCAACCAGACCGAGGTGGTCGGGTGCGCCTTCCACCAGTGCTCCTTCAGTCCGGCCTTTCTGGCGGTGACGCGCGGCAGTGCGTTTGACAATTGCTCGCTCATCTCCGGTTTGCCCATGGACGGGTTGCCCACGGGAGTCCAGGTATCCGCCACGTTCACGCCCACTGAGAGCGCACAGCAAATCACAGCCCAGCTCCCCCAGTTTGTCATCACTCCCTTGAGTCCTGCCGTGGTGACAGGAGCCGGCCTTGGCTACTCGATTGCGGGCGGCGAGGTGACCCGCAATTCCCTGCCCCCCACCCTGGCCTCGGTAAGGCTTGCGGCCATGCTGCCTCCTGCGGCTCGCCGGGGCCCTGTACCTGTCATGGCCTCGGTGCCCGCGACACCCCCGGGTGCCAATCCTGTGTCCATGCCGTCCCGCGAGCCCGTGCCGATGTATGAGCCTGCACCGGTTTCCTCTTCACCTTCGGTTCCGCCTATGGTGACAGGCACTCCAGGCCTGGGATTAAAAAGCAAGCAGACGAGTGTGCATGGCCTGCTCATCATGTCCCTGGCAGCGGGCGAAGCTGGGGCCGCCTCCAAGATGGCCGCGATTGCCCTCCAGAATGGAGGCACCAGCCCTGCGGTGGTCCAGTTCAACCAGCCTGTGGGCGAGATGATGGACAAGGCCCTGGCAGAGGTCATCAAGTTCACCCAACTCAACAACAACGGCTGGCCCGAGGGATACCAGATCGAGCTCTCCTTCGCCGACAAGTATTCCAACAAGGATGGCCCGTCTGCCGCCGTGGCCTGCGCTCTGCTCCTGCACTCGCTCTTCACGGGAAAGGAGCTTGACCCGACCTTTGCCGTCACTGGTGATATGAATGCGGATGGCACCGTGCAACCCATCGGCGGAGTCGCGGCCAAGATTCGCGGCGCCACGAAGGGGCACTGCAAGCTGGTGGGCATCCCTGTGAAGAACGAAGCATCCCTCCGCGACGTGCTGCTCATGGATGGACCGGCGCCGTTTGCCAGCATCCAGATCTTCAGCATTACCAAGTTCGGCGAAGCGGAGGCGCTCGCCCTGGCGCAAAAGCCGGCGGCCACCCAAGCGGCGATCTCTGAAATGAACCGCGTGCAGGAAGTACTGATGCGGAACCCCGGACAGATGGGCTTGTGGCTGCGTAACCAGCACGTGATTGCGAAGCTCCAGCAGGTGCTCAAGGACGCGCCCAACCATCTCTCGGCCAAATACCTTTTGATGCATGCCTCAGGAAAAGCTCCCCTGACGCTTTCCCTGGCGGGCTCTCTCACCACCATCGATGACAACGCCGGTGAACTGCTTGCTGCCATCAAGAGCAACAGGGGTGAGGCCTTCGACAGCATGGGGAAGTCTTCGGTGGGCAGCAGCCTGACCCGCCTGCAATCCGTGCGCGCCAAGTGCGACGTACGAGCAAGACCCTACGCGGATGCCATCATCGACTTTGGCACCGCGGTGAAGGAGGCGCAGGACCGCCCAGCCCAGACCGGCACCCGGGCCACGGAATACCGGAACAAGATTCGTGGCGCAGCGGCCTCCGTGGAGGCGGCCATGAACCGCCTGATGAATGACCCGACCGTCCGGGAAGAACTGGACCAGTAG
- a CDS encoding S16 family serine protease, translating to MEIAPFSEVYGVHLTLTNTRLVATNVTFRNCSIVVAENGAADLTGCFLETTKVGTKGAFYRSSPLPVSGYPHSGTWILLKDCILSETELSYLRPATGNGTNLEGTFQLEQCTVYGPSSTLPDVPLTDSFREYVKHNELKLKACKFTDLVLDTAMLAISEDCIFENCRPGDGAKALSIPGVETLPVSAKFIPATSAGEVAAKYPQLRFTSSSLGKVGSSVAHTATQGVVKLVNQPPAGSLRENFLPTALVQTTPQESRTNPTGTPNEPAKEAEFTGSTTGTMGAPDSGLKLKQTAVNGLLIMSLASGEAGSAARMSAIALPEADNAGNSTLRFNQPVGPMMGKALEEVTKFTQLNSNGWPKGHAIEISFADKYSNKDGPSAAVACALLLHSLISGKELDPNFAVTGDMNADGSVQPIGGVAAKIRGATKGQCKLIGIPVRNESSLPDLLLMDGPTPFASIQIFGIGEFKQAEALALAQKPETTQAAIAEMNQVQELLMRSPAQMGSWLRNQHVIAKLQQVLKNAPNNLSAKYLLMYASGKLPQTLSLAGSIVAIDNSAGDLISTIKTSKGDAFNNIGKSSLGSSLTRLQGLRARCDARARPYADAIINFGTAVKEAMDRPAQTGPRAMEYRVKIRGAASSVESELSRLLNDPTVREELEG from the coding sequence TTGGAAATCGCCCCGTTCTCGGAGGTGTACGGCGTTCACCTCACGCTGACGAACACGAGGCTCGTGGCGACCAACGTCACCTTTCGAAACTGTAGCATTGTCGTCGCTGAAAACGGAGCTGCGGACCTCACCGGCTGCTTCCTCGAGACAACCAAAGTGGGGACCAAAGGAGCGTTCTACAGGAGCTCCCCCCTGCCCGTTTCAGGTTACCCGCACTCTGGAACGTGGATCCTTCTCAAGGACTGTATCTTGAGCGAAACCGAGTTGTCCTATCTGCGGCCCGCTACAGGAAATGGGACGAACCTCGAAGGCACCTTCCAGCTGGAGCAGTGCACTGTCTACGGTCCTTCGTCGACTCTGCCCGACGTTCCCCTGACCGATAGCTTCCGGGAGTATGTGAAGCACAACGAACTGAAACTCAAAGCCTGCAAATTCACAGATCTCGTTCTCGACACCGCCATGCTTGCCATTTCGGAAGACTGCATTTTCGAGAATTGCCGGCCCGGGGATGGGGCGAAGGCACTCAGTATTCCAGGAGTCGAGACCCTGCCAGTCAGCGCAAAATTTATTCCAGCTACGAGTGCCGGTGAGGTCGCGGCAAAATATCCACAGCTCCGCTTTACGTCCTCATCCCTTGGCAAAGTGGGCTCTTCAGTGGCGCATACAGCTACACAAGGCGTGGTGAAGCTCGTCAACCAGCCTCCCGCGGGTTCTCTGAGGGAAAATTTCCTTCCAACAGCCTTGGTGCAGACGACTCCACAGGAGAGCAGGACGAACCCCACTGGCACTCCGAACGAACCCGCCAAAGAGGCCGAATTTACCGGATCGACCACTGGCACCATGGGAGCTCCCGACAGCGGGCTCAAGCTCAAACAAACCGCCGTGAACGGCCTGCTCATCATGTCCCTCGCCAGTGGCGAAGCGGGCAGCGCAGCCAGAATGAGCGCGATTGCCCTTCCTGAAGCGGACAACGCCGGGAATTCCACCCTGCGCTTCAACCAGCCCGTGGGCCCAATGATGGGCAAGGCCCTGGAAGAGGTGACCAAGTTCACCCAGCTCAATTCCAATGGCTGGCCCAAGGGACACGCGATCGAGATCTCGTTTGCGGACAAGTATTCCAACAAGGATGGCCCTTCCGCTGCCGTGGCCTGTGCCCTGCTGCTGCACTCGCTCATCTCTGGGAAGGAACTCGACCCGAACTTCGCGGTCACCGGCGACATGAATGCGGATGGAAGTGTGCAGCCCATCGGCGGAGTCGCTGCAAAAATCCGCGGCGCCACGAAAGGTCAGTGCAAGCTGATCGGCATTCCGGTAAGAAATGAATCATCCCTCCCCGACCTGCTGCTCATGGATGGGCCCACTCCCTTTGCCAGCATCCAGATCTTCGGCATTGGAGAGTTCAAGCAAGCCGAAGCCCTTGCCCTGGCACAGAAACCTGAGACCACCCAGGCGGCGATCGCTGAGATGAATCAAGTGCAGGAGCTGCTGATGCGCAGTCCGGCACAGATGGGCTCCTGGCTGCGCAACCAGCACGTGATTGCGAAACTTCAGCAGGTGCTCAAGAACGCGCCGAACAATCTCTCCGCGAAATACCTGCTCATGTATGCCTCCGGCAAACTTCCGCAGACCCTTTCCCTGGCGGGCTCCATTGTTGCCATCGACAACTCGGCCGGAGACCTGATCTCCACGATCAAAACGAGCAAGGGAGACGCTTTCAACAACATCGGGAAGTCCTCCTTGGGCAGCAGCCTGACACGCCTGCAGGGACTCCGCGCCCGCTGTGACGCACGGGCACGCCCGTATGCAGATGCCATCATCAATTTCGGCACGGCCGTGAAGGAGGCCATGGACCGCCCCGCCCAGACGGGACCGCGAGCCATGGAATACCGGGTCAAGATTCGCGGTGCTGCCAGTTCGGTGGAATCCGAATTGAGCCGACTGCTCAACGACCCCACCGTACGCGAGGAACTGGAGGGTTGA
- the rfaD gene encoding ADP-glyceromanno-heptose 6-epimerase, whose product MASSSNSPRILVTGGAGFIGSALVWALNLRGHENILVTDRLSTDEKWKNLVALKYADYLDADDLLKAVETRPDHLGKFDVVYHLGANSATTERDSHHLMKNNFEYTKTLAHWALGMGARFVYASSAATYGDGAYGMDDKMEDIDVLRPLNMYGYSKHLFDQYARRAGIDQRIVGLKYFNVYGPNENHKGDMRSVVNKAFAQIQNEGKVQLFRSHRPDYGDGEQMRDFLYVKDAVDMTIFLGTNPDVGGLCNLGSGKAHSWKQLVSAIFAALDLPVNIEFVDMPAHLQAKYQYYTCADISKLRSAGFNGTITELDVAVKDYVQGYMAPGKLLGD is encoded by the coding sequence ATGGCTTCCAGCAGCAACTCCCCTCGCATTCTCGTCACCGGCGGCGCCGGATTCATTGGCTCGGCACTGGTGTGGGCGCTCAATCTGCGGGGACATGAGAACATCCTCGTGACCGACCGCCTCTCGACGGACGAGAAATGGAAGAACCTGGTGGCACTGAAGTATGCCGACTACCTGGACGCCGATGATCTGCTGAAGGCTGTCGAGACCCGGCCGGATCACCTGGGCAAGTTTGATGTGGTGTATCACCTCGGCGCGAACTCGGCCACCACCGAGCGCGACTCGCACCACCTGATGAAGAACAACTTCGAGTACACGAAGACCCTCGCGCACTGGGCACTTGGCATGGGCGCCCGCTTCGTCTACGCCTCCTCCGCTGCGACCTATGGCGATGGCGCCTATGGCATGGATGACAAGATGGAGGACATCGACGTGCTGCGCCCGCTGAACATGTACGGCTACTCGAAGCACCTCTTCGACCAGTATGCCCGCCGCGCCGGCATCGACCAACGCATCGTGGGATTGAAGTACTTCAACGTCTACGGCCCGAATGAAAATCACAAGGGCGACATGCGCTCCGTGGTGAACAAGGCCTTCGCCCAAATCCAGAACGAGGGCAAGGTGCAACTCTTCCGCAGCCACCGCCCCGACTACGGCGACGGCGAGCAGATGCGCGACTTCCTCTATGTGAAGGATGCGGTGGACATGACCATCTTCCTCGGCACCAACCCGGACGTGGGCGGCCTCTGCAACCTCGGCTCCGGCAAGGCCCACTCCTGGAAGCAGCTCGTGAGCGCCATCTTTGCCGCTCTGGATCTGCCGGTGAACATTGAGTTCGTGGACATGCCCGCCCACCTGCAGGCGAAGTACCAGTACTACACCTGCGCGGATATCAGCAAACTGCGCTCCGCCGGCTTCAACGGCACCATCACTGAGCTGGACGTCGCCGTGAAGGACTACGTGCAGGGCTACATGGCACCGGGAAAATTGCTCGGGGATTAG
- a CDS encoding pectate lyase family protein yields the protein MKPLLLLAGIWGITALSTLYAQKTTPPSRLPAFPGAEGAGKWSKGGRGGNAIAVTNLNDSGPGSLRAAVEMREPRTILFRVSGTIELQKPIRIAHPFITIAGQTAPGDGICLKGYDLQIGATHDVIVRYLRCRPGDKTSKASERDAISIWDARDIIVDHCSATWSTDECLSVTNDSDRVTVQHCLIAEALTEHSYGSIIGSHRGAISYLYNLYACNRSRNPRPGGYQTSPGHADDPGPRIDFRHNVLFNWDSGPGYTGAGYLEQPERISMNYVGNYLKPGPDTAAPYRNRAFVIYKGGTAELFLEGNVSGDGTVSRPATPQSDLLIPSSGSILIHRETPLPLEPLTEKENLKAIDAYKRALEIVGASKPTRDAADSSIIDGVRDGTGRRRMTIPDDAWPTLTSKDPLPDQDNDGLPDAWEQSQGLNPSDPTDANKPSSPSGCTHLEVWMNGL from the coding sequence ATGAAGCCCCTCCTTCTCCTCGCAGGCATCTGGGGCATTACAGCTCTCAGCACCCTCTACGCCCAAAAAACCACACCACCCTCACGCCTGCCCGCCTTCCCCGGTGCTGAAGGTGCGGGCAAGTGGTCCAAAGGCGGACGCGGCGGCAATGCCATCGCCGTCACGAATCTCAACGACTCCGGTCCCGGCAGCCTGCGCGCCGCGGTGGAGATGCGCGAGCCACGCACCATCCTCTTCCGCGTCTCCGGCACCATCGAGTTGCAGAAGCCCATCCGCATCGCGCATCCCTTCATCACCATCGCCGGTCAGACTGCGCCCGGTGATGGCATCTGCCTGAAAGGCTACGACCTGCAAATCGGCGCGACGCATGATGTCATCGTGCGCTACCTGCGCTGCCGCCCCGGTGACAAGACCTCCAAGGCCAGCGAACGGGATGCCATCAGCATCTGGGATGCCCGCGACATCATCGTGGATCACTGCTCCGCCACGTGGAGCACGGATGAATGCCTCTCTGTCACGAATGATTCCGACCGCGTCACCGTGCAGCACTGCCTCATCGCGGAGGCGCTCACGGAGCATTCGTATGGCTCCATCATCGGCTCGCATCGCGGCGCCATTTCGTATCTGTACAATCTCTATGCGTGCAACCGCTCACGCAATCCTCGCCCCGGCGGTTATCAGACTTCACCCGGACATGCCGACGATCCCGGTCCCCGTATCGACTTCCGGCATAACGTACTCTTCAATTGGGATTCCGGTCCCGGCTACACGGGCGCCGGTTACCTCGAACAGCCCGAGCGCATCTCCATGAACTATGTGGGGAACTATCTCAAACCCGGCCCCGACACCGCAGCTCCTTATCGCAATCGCGCCTTTGTCATCTACAAAGGCGGCACGGCCGAACTCTTCCTCGAAGGCAATGTCTCTGGCGATGGCACGGTCTCACGTCCCGCGACACCGCAGTCAGACCTCCTCATTCCAAGCTCCGGCAGCATCCTTATCCATCGAGAAACACCGCTGCCTCTGGAGCCGCTCACCGAAAAGGAAAACCTCAAGGCCATCGACGCCTACAAGCGCGCCCTCGAAATCGTCGGCGCCAGCAAACCCACACGCGATGCCGCAGACAGCAGCATCATCGACGGCGTGCGCGATGGCACCGGCCGTCGGAGAATGACCATTCCGGATGATGCGTGGCCCACACTCACCAGCAAAGACCCCTTGCCCGATCAAGACAACGACGGCCTGCCCGACGCCTGGGAACAGTCCCAGGGTCTCAATCCCAGCGATCCCACCGACGCCAACAAGCCCTCTTCACCCAGCGGCTGCACCCACCTCGAAGTATGGATGAATGGCCTGTAA